A window of Deltaproteobacteria bacterium genomic DNA:
AGCCGGCACAAGTGGCTGATAGTGCTTTGTTGTCACCTGCTGACATCGTTCTCCTCCATAGCTATGGAAACCGCCGGCGTGACTTCTCGCCAGCGGCTAGGGTTGGCTTGCCGGCGGCAAGCGATCGGGCCGTTTGCCGGTGCGGCGCTGCACCAGGGCATCGGCCAAGGCGGCGAACTCTTCGGCCTCTCCGGTGGTGGTGCAGGGTGCGTCGCGCAGTTGCGCGCGCTCGGCCAGGTCCAACGCCTGCCACTCCTTGAGATGGACCTTGATGCCGACGCGATCGAGCTTGGTGCGGATCGCTCTGGGCATCAAAGTCAACGCGGCTTCGAGTTCGGCTTGTTGTGCCGGATCCATTCCATGATCCTGCTGCGCTTGCTCTAGCGGGCGCAGGTGCCCTTCGTCAATCGCCGGCCGCTGCCGCCGGCGGATTGCACGCGCCGGCGCGCGGTTGCTATAGTTCGGGCATTGCCGGAGGAAGTTATGAACGAAGAAGCCATCCTGGAAGAAGAGGCGATTGCGGCCGAGCGCGTGGAAGAAGCGCGGGCACTGGGAGTGGCCATTTTGAGCAAGCCGATTGCGGCTTTGGCAACGTTGCGCCCACCGATCTGCCTGTCGCCGGAGGTCAGCATCCGGCGCGCGATCGAAGAGATGAACGACGACCGGGTGGGCTGCGTGCTGATCGAGCGGGGCGGTAAGCTGGTGGGGATCTTCACCGAACGCGACGTGTTGACCAAGGTGGTCACCACCGGCATCGACATCGACAGCACGCCGGTGGAAAGCGTGATGACGAGCGCCCCGGAGACCTTGTCTATGGAGATCGGCATCGCCTATGCGCTCAACAAGATGATCGTCGGCGGCTTTCGCCACATTCCACTGGTCGATGCCGCCAACCGGCCGACGGGGTTGATCGCCATGCGCAACGTGGTCGAGTACATGGTCGACCTGTTTCCCAACGAGGTCTTCAACCTGCCGCCCGAGCCCGGGCGCAACATCTCGCACACCCGCGAAGGCGCCTGAGCGCAGCGGCGGTTGCAGAAGCCGGCCGAACCCCGGCGGTTCATGTTCGCGGCCGGCCGAATTCCGGAGCCGTGTTGGTGACAATCGCGTCCACCCCGGCAGCCGCCAACCTGGGCAGATGATGCTCGGCAGCGGTGCCGGCGTCGAGTGTCCACGCCAACACCTTGACCTTGCGGGCGTGAAAGAAGCCCACCACATCGAGCCCGTCCTCGAGCGCGCGTAGTAGCGTGGGCCAGTGCAGCATGATTTCATCGAGCTGCGCCACCGCGGCGGCGAACGCCTCGAAGCGCACGCCCAGGTATTCGGCCAGCGGCAGCAGCGGCAGCGCCGCCAGCGGATGGTCGTCCCAGTAGCCGTAGACCCCGCGTTGGCGCGGAAAGGGCACGTCGTCGGGGCGCTCTTCCCAGTGATGGAAGTAGATCAAGGGATCGAAACCGAGCGCCAGCTGCGGCGCCGCCGCGCGCAATGCGCGCAGGTTCCAGTCGATCATGCTGCCGACGACGACGCGGCCGCCGAGTGGAGCGATCAGGCGCAGTAGACGCTCAACCATTTCCTCGCCCAGCGGCGTTTCTTCTTTGAGATCGATCTGCAGGGTGGCGCCGTTGTCGGCCAGGCGCTGCACCGCTTGTGACAACTTGGGCAGCCCCTCGGCCATGCCATCGTCCGCCGCGGTCTCGCGAATGGCGCGGCCGCCGGGTAGTGCCCGGTCGTGGTACAGTAGGAAGTCGCGATCACGCAGCGGGCGCACGTCGATCTCGATCCGTGTCGCGCCGGCAGCCAAAGCGGCATCGATGCCGGCCAGAGTATTGGGCGGCTGCGCGCACGTGCCCCGCGCCATGTGCCAGACGAT
This region includes:
- a CDS encoding CBS domain-containing protein, yielding MNEEAILEEEAIAAERVEEARALGVAILSKPIAALATLRPPICLSPEVSIRRAIEEMNDDRVGCVLIERGGKLVGIFTERDVLTKVVTTGIDIDSTPVESVMTSAPETLSMEIGIAYALNKMIVGGFRHIPLVDAANRPTGLIAMRNVVEYMVDLFPNEVFNLPPEPGRNISHTREGA
- a CDS encoding glycerophosphodiester phosphodiesterase — protein: MEIVWHMARGTCAQPPNTLAGIDAALAAGATRIEIDVRPLRDRDFLLYHDRALPGGRAIRETAADDGMAEGLPKLSQAVQRLADNGATLQIDLKEETPLGEEMVERLLRLIAPLGGRVVVGSMIDWNLRALRAAAPQLALGFDPLIYFHHWEERPDDVPFPRQRGVYGYWDDHPLAALPLLPLAEYLGVRFEAFAAAVAQLDEIMLHWPTLLRALEDGLDVVGFFHARKVKVLAWTLDAGTAAEHHLPRLAAAGVDAIVTNTAPEFGRPRT